In Pseudomonadota bacterium, the DNA window ATAAGGATTACCCAGAGGATATATTTTGTAACCTTATTAGCTGTAAATACCTTATAATATTTGTTTTGATTATGTATAATCATTTAATTATAATATGTATGCTGTTAAAAATGCCATGTAACCTTAAAATAAATTGTACGTTCCACCTCGGTAGAAACTAAATTCAGAACTGAGTCATTAAACTCCTTGTGCTGGTTGTCAAAAATATTTTGTCCAGCAAGAGATAATTCAAGATTTTGAGTGGGCTTCCACCCTAAGCGGGCATCCATCATGCAATATCCATCAATATTTATAACCGGCAGATCGTCAATATAACGAAGCCACAGGTCAAGCTCCAGATTCATGGGAAGATCCATATTTGATCTTAAGGATATCTGATGCCTTGGTGCCGCCTTATCAAGTGATTCAATAGAAAAGTTACTTGGAGATTTTGTAATGTTAATATGCAAAAAGGAATAAGCCGGTTTGATCTTCCACCATGCAATTGGTTGCCATTCTCCATATACTTCTATGCCATAAGTATGTCCATGAGCATCGTTGCCAAGCGATATGGGCGCTACAAGATGAGGCGGAAGAGGATCAGATTCAAAAAATACAGCCGTATAATCCGCATCGGTTGATCTAAGATCATTATATATATTATAGAAAGCTGTGATATCCATTGAAATTGAGTCACTTATCTGATTCCGGTAGCCTATTTCATAGGCATATAGTATCTCGGGTTTGAGTTTATCATTGGGGATATTTGATATAAGTATGGGGAGCCCTGATGAGTTTGGAGGAATACCTGGAGGTAGTACAAAAAAATCAACCCGCGCATTTCTTTCACCTCTTGAAGGTGTTCTCACTGCCCTTGAAAATGCCGCCCATATTGAGTTTTGTTTATCAGGTGTCCATAGTGCACGTATATTGGGCTGGAATTCAAAACCTATATAGTCTTTGTATTCAAACTTGGCACCAATAGTTAACCTCATAGAATCTTCAAATATTTTTATATCATCCTGTACAAACGCACTGAAAAGATCATCGGTGCGACTTTTCTGATCAATATGTACAGAGTAGGAAGGCTTTATCTTATCGTTTGTAAGCCGGTACCCGAGCCCCCATATAATTTCATGGTCTTTTAATGGGGAAAACCGGTGTTGAAAATCCAGATCATATGTATTTCTTGTTTCGCCGATTATAGACAGACTTTGTTTTGTTCTGTCATAATATAACTGAAGAATCATGTCCGATGTATTCGATAAAATACGTTGCCATCTTGTAAGAAAGTTTATGCCTTCATTGTTATTATCTTCTACTAGAGCTGTTGAATAGGGTGGTGTCAAACTTGGGACAGTTGTTGCCGCGCCACTATCCGCACTGGAATTATTTGCCTGAAACATAACGGAATCAGTTTCTGTTGGATTCCAATCCGTTCGAAATCCTAAAGTATAAATATCCCAGTCATCCGCTGCATCATGTCCCGATGAATATTTGGATTCATCCCTGTCGGCATATTTGCCAAAGATGCGGTAGTATGCATTTTTACCAAGCGTATCGCCGAAACGAAAACTACCAAACCCTCTTTCCTCTTTTCCGGCTCCCACGCTTATAAGCCCGCCAGTTGTATCTTTAGTGTTTTTGGTGATGATATTTATAACTCCGTTTACTGCATTTGCGCCCCATAAAGCTGCGCCGGGCCCTCGTATTACTTCTATTCTGTCAATATCTTCAAGAAGGGTATCCTGGATATCCCAGAAAACAGTAGTGTAAAGAGGGGAGTAAAGCGTTCGTCCATCCATAAGCACAAGCAGCTTATTGGAAACGCGACTGTTAAATCCGCGAGATGATATGGCCCACTTGTTTGCGTCTATTCGGGCAACCTGCAATCCGGGAACCATGCGCAGGGCTTCGGGAATACTGGTCACGCCGGAGCGTCTGATATCTTCCTGTGTGATTACAAAAGCGGCAGCGGCTGTATTTGCAATTGTCTGACTTTTTCTGGAAGCTGTGGTAATTTCAATTTCAATTTCCATTAGTTCCCTGATACTTAGCTCTGTCAGGTCAGCGGTGGATATTGATTCGGCATTGCATATACTTACCCATGCCACGCCAGGCAGGAAAGTTAAAGAAATAAATAGTAATACCCCGATTAATTTAATAATTAAGGAGATATTTACATATTTTGAAATATTATTTATAATAAGGCTGTTATTTTGCATATCCCATACTTTTTTTCTTCCAAACAAAAACAAACAAACTAATTCATATTAAGACGTAAAATGCCAGTTTTTATCATAGCGATCATAGCCTATATCCAGTTAATTAAATAAGTTATTGGTGTCAGATCAAGCTCGGCATGACGGGATGGATTTTTTACGGCACTATCAATTGAGATCTATTTATAAATAGAGGTGATGAGCACATAATGTGCCAACAATATTATTTGTTATAAGCAATTAAAATATAAAATAAAATTAGTTTAAATTTGCATATACAATATAATTTTCATTTGTTCTTGGCATAAAGCTTAGGATAAAAGTGTCATCTGGTTGACGCTTTAGCGGGGAAATTTGACGTAAAATTGAAAAAGTGACCTACCGGGCCATGACCATGCCCGATATTTATTGAATGTTGTATAGCTTTGGTTATGTATATTTTTGCATCTGAAACAGCTTCTTTAAAGCCCATGCCTTTAGCAATGTTTGATGCTATTGCCGAAGAAAAGGTGCAGCCGGTTCCGTGAGTATTTTTTGTTTCTATCCGCCTGGAAGTTAATTCCGTATAGGTGTTTCCATCAAATAGTATATCTGTTGCCTGTTCTTTTTCAAGATGCCCGCCTTTAACAACTACTTTTTTTGCACCGGAATTTAGTATTTTTGCTGCTGCATTTTTCATATCTTCTACTGTTGATATTTTACTTTTTGTAAGAGCTTGGGCTTCAAAAATATTTGGAGTTACTACTTCTGCAAGTGGGAATAAATTTTTTACAAGAGCATTTGCGGCATCGGTGTTTAAAAGACTGTATCCGCTTTTTGAAATCATAACAGGATCAAGAACAATTGCTAAAGCTTTAACTTTTTTTAATGCGGCAGCGATTGTTTCGATAAGTTCTATGCTTGAAACCATTCCGATTTTAACTGCATCAATATGTATATCATCAAAAAGATATATAATCTGGTCATATACTATATTGGGGTTTATCTCCTGCACGCTATAAACTTTTAGAGTATTTTGCACTGTTACGGCAGTTATCACGCTTGTGCCGTAAACTCCATGAGCAGAAAAAGTTTTAAGATCGGCCTGTATTCCTGCACCACCACAAGGGTCTGAGCCTGCTATTGTTAAGGCTGTATTCATGATTTTCTCCCATGCTGGAATGAGCCAGTTTTAAAAGGGCTTAGAATATGCTTTCCATTAAATAAAAGACAAGTTCCCACCTGAAAAGAAGTATTAAGTTTATCTGCTATTGATTTGTAGATATCAGGATGACAAGCAAAAAGAAGTTCGTAATCTTCTCCGCCGTTTGCTATTAATTCTTTCGGGTTCTTTTCATATTTTTGGCAATAGGATAAAAGAGAAGAAGAAACAGGGCATGATTTAAGATCAAGTTCTATTGTTACACCCGATGCTTTTGCAATATGACCGGCATCACCGGAAAGCCCGTCGCTTATATCCATAACACAGTCGATTTTTGCCTCTGCAAGAATTTGAGCTGCATCAAATCTAACTTTAGGAAACTTGAATTTTGAAACAAGATCGGAAAAAGCCGGGTCGTTATTTTTTAATAATTCAAGTCCGGCACTGGCAAGGCCTAAAGGGCCGGTGCAGTAAAGTCCGTATCCCGGTTTAGCATTTGAACGTTTAGGGAAAATATCAACACTTGCCTCACCTACTGCAAAAAGATCAAGAGCAAGTTCGCTTCCCGACGAAACATTTCCTCCAGCAAGGGCGCAATCATATTTATTCAAAGTGTTAAGCGCACCTTTATATATTTCTTCTATCATGCTGCCCGAAACATAAGCGGGAAGACAAAGATTGATGAAAAGTGATACAGGCCTTGCATAACTTGCTGCAAGATCGCTTAACGTAACTTCAACTGCTTTGATTCCGATTTCTTCCGGAGTCTGCCAGTTTAGACTGAAATGTACCCCTTCTCTTTGCGTATCAGTAGTAATTACAGGATTTGAAAGAGAAGTTAAAAGACATGCATCATCACCGGGGGAAACTAACATTTTTGAATTTACCGGTATGGCTTTTATAAGTTTTTCAATAAGCCCAAATTCACCAGGCTCTGATTCTGTACTCCATGGGCTTTCAATAAAGGAGCGCGGAGAAGAAGAGCAGGCTGCTCCAAGTTTTAAAGCGTTTTGCATAGGATCAAAAGCTCTTGAAACAGAGCTGATAACAGCAACACCTGCAGCCCCGTTATCAAAACAAGAGGGGGCTGAAAAATCATCTATTCCTCCAATTGCTACAACGGGAACAGGCGATTGTTCTGTTACGGATTTTAGACCTGAAAGCCCGGTAGCCTTTTTTGCGTCTTTTTTAGTACTTGTGGCAAAAACAGGCCCGGTTCCTATATAATCGCACTCCGATAGATTGGTTTTATAAAGTTCGTACGTGTTTGAAACTGATATCCCGATAATAGCATTTGAACCGAGAATTCTTCTTGCAGCAGGAGCAGGTTCATCATTCTGGCCAAGGTGGACTCCGTCTGCTTTTAAAAGTTTTGCAAGAAGTATATTGTCATTTACGATAAAGAAAACACAGTTGCATCTGCAAATATCTCTTATTGCTTTTGCTTCGTCATAATAAACGGAAGAAAAAAATTTATTCCTGTACTGGATAATACCGGCTCCTGCTCTTATTGCGATATGTGTCTGTTCCAATGGATTAAGCGTTGGAGACGAATCGTCTGTAATAAAATAAAAGCGAAGAGCTTTTTTAAGATGTTCACAAAACATATATTATCCGAACATTTCCAACCATGATTTGAATTTTTCCGAGTAACCTGTTCCACCGTATGATTCAAGCTGATCAATTATCTTGTCGGTGGGATTTTTTATGACAATTTGTTCCCAATTTTTTGTGAAAAACTTGTCGGCAAAAGATACGATCTGTTCCTCGATTGATAAAGGAATCATATCGCGCGCAGGAAGCAAAAGTCCGTTTTTTGCAATTTCTTCTTTTGACATTCCAACTCCCATATGCCTGTCACAGACAAGAGCGTGCCTGAAAAGACCGATATTTTCAAGAATCATGCGGCCAAGATCACCGTGCTGTATATAAGGGTGTTTGCCGAAGCAGCCAAGGTTTGGCGCATCCGTTTTAATAATTCCTATGTCATGTAAAAGAGCCGCTTCTTTTATAAAATCCAGATCCGGTTTAAGATGTGGTACTTTAGATGCTGCATCAAGGGCTTTCTGTAATACATGTTCATTATGTTGCATAAGAATATAAAACAATCTCGAATCAGGATCGTAATAATTACTGATTATGTCTATCGGGTTAATTAAGGTTTTTTGTAGCATTTAAATCCGTTTATGTTTTCCGGGAAAGAAGAACACCTTCTATAAAAGGATCAATTGCCCCGTCAAGAACAGCGGCTGTATTTCCTGTTTCAAGATTTGTTCTGTGATCTTTTATCAACTGATAAGGATGAAGTACATATGATCTGATCTGGCTTCCCCATGCAATTTCTTCTTTACTGTCATGGATCTCTTGCATCTTATCATCCTGTTTCTGTTTTTCAAGCTGGTACAGGCGCGATTTTAAAACGCTCATTGCCATATCCTTGTTTTTATGCTGAGATCTTTCCTGCTGGCATTGAACAACTATGCCAGTTGGCATATGGGTTATTCGGATAGCACTGCTTGTTTTATTGACATGCTGACCGCCGGCACCGCTTGCCCTGAATATATCTATCCGTATGTCTTTTTCGTCGATATCAATTTCTATGTCATTGTCAAGTTCCGGATATACAAAAACTGAAGCAAAAGAAGTATGTCTCTTTCCGTTTGCATTATAAGGAGAAATTCTGACAAGTCTGTGTACGCCTTTTTCCGTTTTAAGGTATCCGTAAGCATATTCTCCTTCAACAGTGAAGGTTACGCTTTTTATTCCGGCTTCATCGCCCGGCTGAAAATCTATAAGGTTAAACTTGAAATCTTTTTGTTCAACCCATCTTGTATACATTCTAAAGAGTTTTTCAGCCCAGTCCTGAGCTTCGGTTCCGCCTGCACCGGCATTTATGGAAACAATGGCGTTATTCGGGTCGTCTTCACCGTCTAACATGAGGGTAAGGGATAAATCTTTTATTTTTGCCTTAAGAGTTCGGATCAGGCCGGAAACTTCTTCAATGGTTTTGGAATCGGACTCTTCTATTGCGAGATTATGAAGTATTTCACTTTCTTCCAAATCTTTGACAAGGCTTTTAAAACTTTCCACCTTACCGGAAAGAAGTCTTCTTTCCTTAAGAAGGGGGGTTGCCTTATCATGATTTTCCCAGAAATTATCTTTTGATATTAAAAATTCTATTTCGTTTAATCTTTTTTCCTTGTTATCTAAGTCAAAGATAGTACTTTAATTCTTCTAATTTCAGACTGATATCCTTTAAGCTTTGTTTAATTTCATAAGACATTTTATTTTCTCCTATCTATTGGTTTCGATGCTGTTTATTCTTTAATAATATTATCATAAAAAATGATATTACTATTGCCACACAGGCAAATGCAAATAAATCTCCGTAATTCGTGTAAAAAGTTTTTCCGGTTAATACAGGAACGGTTTTTGTCATGGCGTCATCTTCAAAAAGATTGGTAGAATCAATTATTCTGCCCACAGGGTCAATAAATCCGCTTATTCCGGTATTAGCCGCCCTTGCTAATGAGCGCCTGTTTTCAACGGCTCTGAACACAGCCATTGAAAAATGCTGATATGGCGCACTTGTTGTTCCGTACCATGCGTCATTTGTAATATTTACAAGCAACCCTGCTCCGTTTTTTACTTGTTCCCTTGCAAGATAAGGAAAAATAAGCTCATAACATATAAGCACGCCGAGGTTATTACCGTTTAAACTTACTGTGCTTCCTTTTTTGCCTGAACAAAAATCGCCCACATTTTCTACAATTTTTCCTATAAAGGGAAGCCATTTTTTTAAAGGCACATATTCACCAAACGGTACAAGGTGTGACTTGTTATATTTGCCGGTTACATTTCCATCAGGACCAAGTAGGTACGCAGTATTATAATATTCAATTTTGTCCGTTTTTCTGATAAAAGAGGGACTACCTATCAAAAAATTGGTTTTTGTTTCAGAAACAACATCTTGCACAATTTTCGTCAAACCCGTATCGTAAATAAAGTAAAAAGGAGCTGCTGTTTCGGGCCATACAACAAGATCGGGTTTATCGGACTTAACAGAGCTGGATAAATTTTTATATTTTTTTATAGTTGATAGCTGAAATGCTGGGTCCCATTTTTCAGTTTGCTTTATATTACCCTGTATTACAGATACCCTGATTTTTTCAGAATCCGATGCGATTTTATCAATTTCATTTATCCGCTCTTTTCCATAATACCAGCATCCAGCGAAAACAAATATAAATACAAGCATTGATATTGCAACATCTTTTAAAGATATCCTTTGTTCCTGCCATTTTATTTTAGCCAGAAACAGAAACAGAACAAAAACCGCTGTATTGGATAAGGTTATCAGGAAAGACACTCCATATGATCCTAATATATCTGCAACCTGTATAATGTGCAATGACTTATATTGTGAATATGCGATAAGTTCCCAGGGAAAACCCGTAAAAAGATTGGATCTGATGTATTCAATGCAAACCCATAAAGCAGGGATTAAAATAAAAAGGTAAGCCGGTTTGTTAATCAACTTTGTTGCCAATCCTGAAAACAAAGCTATGTAAAGGGAAAGGTATAAAGAAAAAATAAAAAGTATTGGAAGGCAAAGGTATGGGGGAAGATGTCCGTATGTTCCCATTGTATACGAAAGCCAGTAAAGCAGCGTGATATAATGCACCAGGCCGGTTAACAGTCCCAGCTTAAAGCTTTGCTTAAATCCAAGATTGTTTATTGCTGCAAGAAGGGGAACAAGAGCAAGCCAGGCAAGCCATGATAAATCTATCCTGGGGAAAGAAGCAGTAAGGAGTATGCCGCTTATTACAGTAAGTATAATTTTAATGCCGGATTTGTTCAAGCGGTTATTCTTATTCAATTATGACTGAACTTGTGTTTGCTTCTGCATCGGTTCCTGCGGCGATATTAGTAACATTTGTTCCCTTGCTTTTATTCACTATTGCGCCTTTTACATCTGAATTTTCAACTGTTACCGAACCAAGATTTGCTTTGCTGTCTTTTCCTATAGCAATATTTGTCATATTTGAACCTGATGCGTCATTGATTATCGCACCTTTGATATTGGAGCCTTTTATTTTTACAGTGCCAAGGTTAGCTTCGCTTCCTTTTCCTATAGCAATGTTTGTCAGACCTTTTCCTGAAAGGTTGTTAATAATAGCACTTCCTTCGGATATGTTGGAACCTGGTGATGGCTGAAATTCCTTCAAAATTTGGTCAATTTCTTCTGCCGGAATTTTTTCGACCGAAGATGGCAGGGCATCTTTTTCAACAGATACCTTCTCGAAATCGGAAAGAAAGGTGATTTTATACGGAGACTTTGTGCTTGTAACTTCAAGGCTTGTTTTTGCCAGGGCCGCTATTTCTGTAGAAACGGGAGATGCTGTAATAACAAAATCAGAACCCCGCACCCCGGCTATAGCTGTTGCTGTCCTGACTTTAAAAGCAGACAGTCTGAATTTTACAAGTTTTGTAACGAGAAAACGAGCTTTTCCAAGATACATATTTATCAATGAGGATCTTATCTTCTTTTGATGGTCATAAACATTTTCAGATAATTCCATATCTGTTTTAGGAGAAAGAATCAAAGTGCTTCCATCGTTTAAAGCGATTTCAATACGCCCTGTATCCTGCGTGATAAGCCTGTCTCCGGAAAAAAGGGGGAGATTTTTTTTGGCTTTGTATCCGCATCTTTTATCGGAATGAATTATAATAACATTGGGTTTTACATAAAGCACCTTTCCGATTGAAGGCCCTGGAGCAGGGATAAATTTATCTTTAATAATAATTTTATTCTGAGGGATGCTTTCAGCGTATAAAAATTTCGGGCAGAAAACACTGCATAATATTGATAGTGCTATTATATATAAAAAGCTGTATTTGACAGTTTTTGAAAATGGATTCGTTTTAGGCATGATCCTTCTCCAGCAAATATTATTTAAGAGAATGAAGCATAACAATTAGTTGGGCTACAATTTTAATGCATATTACCATGAGTTCTTTTTATGTCAAGGTTAAGTTGAGAACAAAAAACATCCTTGAAGCAGCCGTGTCTTTAATCTATAGTTGCCATATACCTTTAAAAAAGAGATAATTCAATTAAAACCGCAGTTGTGTTTTCAAGATGTGCAAAAAGATTTCGAAAGGATTTATATGAAAACAATATCCTTTTTAAAAATCGTAATATTATGGTTTTTTAGTTACTGCGTATGCTTTGCAGATACGGTTGAAATAATACAGATTCATTATCGCAGTGCAGATGATGCTCTTATGATAGTTGAAAATCTGCTTACGCAAGATGGTTTAGTAACTATGGATCAGCGGACAAATTCTCTTGTTGTAAAAGACAGCGAGGAATCGGTTGCAAGAATTCTTCAGGTAATGAAAAAATTTGACAAAGCAATTGAGCAGGCGAAAATAACTATAAGATTTAATGAAAATGAAATCGATGAAAACAGGGCTGTTGCAGTAAAAGGTGGTGTGCATGGGAAAAACTGGAAAATCTCTTCAGGCCAAAAATCTGATGGGGTGGATGTTCGTTTAAAAGATAGTAACAAAAGAAAAAGCACCGGCAG includes these proteins:
- the prfB gene encoding peptide chain release factor 2 (programmed frameshift), whose protein sequence is MSYEIKQSLKDISLKLEELKTIFDLDNKEKRLNEIEFLISKDNFWENHDKATPLLKERRLLSGKVESFKSLVKDLEESEILHNLAIEESDSKTIEEVSGLIRTLKAKIKDLSLTLMLDGEDDPNNAIVSINAGAGGTEAQDWAEKLFRMYTRWVEQKDFKFNLIDFQPGDEAGIKSVTFTVEGEYAYGYLKTEKGVHRLVRISPYNANGKRHTSFASVFVYPELDNDIEIDIDEKDIRIDIFRASGAGGQHVNKTSSAIRITHMPTGIVVQCQQERSQHKNKDMAMSVLKSRLYQLEKQKQDDKMQEIHDSKEEIAWGSQIRSYVLHPYQLIKDHRTNLETGNTAAVLDGAIDPFIEGVLLSRKT
- a CDS encoding HD domain-containing protein, with amino-acid sequence MNPIDIISNYYDPDSRLFYILMQHNEHVLQKALDAASKVPHLKPDLDFIKEAALLHDIGIIKTDAPNLGCFGKHPYIQHGDLGRMILENIGLFRHALVCDRHMGVGMSKEEIAKNGLLLPARDMIPLSIEEQIVSFADKFFTKNWEQIVIKNPTDKIIDQLESYGGTGYSEKFKSWLEMFG
- the thiD gene encoding bifunctional hydroxymethylpyrimidine kinase/phosphomethylpyrimidine kinase; this encodes MNTALTIAGSDPCGGAGIQADLKTFSAHGVYGTSVITAVTVQNTLKVYSVQEINPNIVYDQIIYLFDDIHIDAVKIGMVSSIELIETIAAALKKVKALAIVLDPVMISKSGYSLLNTDAANALVKNLFPLAEVVTPNIFEAQALTKSKISTVEDMKNAAAKILNSGAKKVVVKGGHLEKEQATDILFDGNTYTELTSRRIETKNTHGTGCTFSSAIASNIAKGMGFKEAVSDAKIYITKAIQHSINIGHGHGPVGHFFNFTSNFPAKASTR
- the lnt gene encoding apolipoprotein N-acyltransferase; translated protein: MNKSGIKIILTVISGILLTASFPRIDLSWLAWLALVPLLAAINNLGFKQSFKLGLLTGLVHYITLLYWLSYTMGTYGHLPPYLCLPILFIFSLYLSLYIALFSGLATKLINKPAYLFILIPALWVCIEYIRSNLFTGFPWELIAYSQYKSLHIIQVADILGSYGVSFLITLSNTAVFVLFLFLAKIKWQEQRISLKDVAISMLVFIFVFAGCWYYGKERINEIDKIASDSEKIRVSVIQGNIKQTEKWDPAFQLSTIKKYKNLSSSVKSDKPDLVVWPETAAPFYFIYDTGLTKIVQDVVSETKTNFLIGSPSFIRKTDKIEYYNTAYLLGPDGNVTGKYNKSHLVPFGEYVPLKKWLPFIGKIVENVGDFCSGKKGSTVSLNGNNLGVLICYELIFPYLAREQVKNGAGLLVNITNDAWYGTTSAPYQHFSMAVFRAVENRRSLARAANTGISGFIDPVGRIIDSTNLFEDDAMTKTVPVLTGKTFYTNYGDLFAFACVAIVISFFMIILLKNKQHRNQ
- a CDS encoding FecR family protein, yielding MPKTNPFSKTVKYSFLYIIALSILCSVFCPKFLYAESIPQNKIIIKDKFIPAPGPSIGKVLYVKPNVIIIHSDKRCGYKAKKNLPLFSGDRLITQDTGRIEIALNDGSTLILSPKTDMELSENVYDHQKKIRSSLINMYLGKARFLVTKLVKFRLSAFKVRTATAIAGVRGSDFVITASPVSTEIAALAKTSLEVTSTKSPYKITFLSDFEKVSVEKDALPSSVEKIPAEEIDQILKEFQPSPGSNISEGSAIINNLSGKGLTNIAIGKGSEANLGTVKIKGSNIKGAIINDASGSNMTNIAIGKDSKANLGSVTVENSDVKGAIVNKSKGTNVTNIAAGTDAEANTSSVIIE
- a CDS encoding TonB-dependent receptor, which produces MQNNSLIINNISKYVNISLIIKLIGVLLFISLTFLPGVAWVSICNAESISTADLTELSIRELMEIEIEITTASRKSQTIANTAAAAFVITQEDIRRSGVTSIPEALRMVPGLQVARIDANKWAISSRGFNSRVSNKLLVLMDGRTLYSPLYTTVFWDIQDTLLEDIDRIEVIRGPGAALWGANAVNGVINIITKNTKDTTGGLISVGAGKEERGFGSFRFGDTLGKNAYYRIFGKYADRDESKYSSGHDAADDWDIYTLGFRTDWNPTETDSVMFQANNSSADSGAATTVPSLTPPYSTALVEDNNNEGINFLTRWQRILSNTSDMILQLYYDRTKQSLSIIGETRNTYDLDFQHRFSPLKDHEIIWGLGYRLTNDKIKPSYSVHIDQKSRTDDLFSAFVQDDIKIFEDSMRLTIGAKFEYKDYIGFEFQPNIRALWTPDKQNSIWAAFSRAVRTPSRGERNARVDFFVLPPGIPPNSSGLPILISNIPNDKLKPEILYAYEIGYRNQISDSISMDITAFYNIYNDLRSTDADYTAVFFESDPLPPHLVAPISLGNDAHGHTYGIEVYGEWQPIAWWKIKPAYSFLHINITKSPSNFSIESLDKAAPRHQISLRSNMDLPMNLELDLWLRYIDDLPVINIDGYCMMDARLGWKPTQNLELSLAGQNIFDNQHKEFNDSVLNLVSTEVERTIYFKVTWHF
- the thiL gene encoding thiamine-phosphate kinase → MFCEHLKKALRFYFITDDSSPTLNPLEQTHIAIRAGAGIIQYRNKFFSSVYYDEAKAIRDICRCNCVFFIVNDNILLAKLLKADGVHLGQNDEPAPAARRILGSNAIIGISVSNTYELYKTNLSECDYIGTGPVFATSTKKDAKKATGLSGLKSVTEQSPVPVVAIGGIDDFSAPSCFDNGAAGVAVISSVSRAFDPMQNALKLGAACSSSPRSFIESPWSTESEPGEFGLIEKLIKAIPVNSKMLVSPGDDACLLTSLSNPVITTDTQREGVHFSLNWQTPEEIGIKAVEVTLSDLAASYARPVSLFINLCLPAYVSGSMIEEIYKGALNTLNKYDCALAGGNVSSGSELALDLFAVGEASVDIFPKRSNAKPGYGLYCTGPLGLASAGLELLKNNDPAFSDLVSKFKFPKVRFDAAQILAEAKIDCVMDISDGLSGDAGHIAKASGVTIELDLKSCPVSSSLLSYCQKYEKNPKELIANGGEDYELLFACHPDIYKSIADKLNTSFQVGTCLLFNGKHILSPFKTGSFQHGRKS